The proteins below come from a single Acidobacteriota bacterium genomic window:
- a CDS encoding BatD family protein — protein MRRIPAGLGLAIWTALWAGLALAQDVQVSASLDKDVVGLNQTFALVVEVRGRDVEGAETELPPVGSFASFLGRSSSQRFEWSNGRSSRTVTYEFLFRASELGQHEIGPVKVRVGGNTYSTKPVRINVRPGPPPGAQPGLDRSGNDDLVADRELFLRASADRTRVYQNEPVVVEFKIYTLVPVSTYAITSPPSTAGFWSEEYETPDRGPQTTTEVIGGRRYTVAVIRKLALFPTAPGTKTVGAMTVDSEVRLRSRRRSRDPFDIFDSGLFGSRTVPKRLQTQPLEIEVLPFPAQGRPANFSGVAGSLNLRASVDRRQVDANQAVTYRLTVSGSGNLRTLPQPEIEFPDGFEVYPPKISESMNLESDPIGGRKVFEWVLIPRSPGKKTLPAVEVAFFDPSSRRYKSASAPALELEVTGDPDAPAVAGARSRGEIRQVAEDIRFIKTRDSDFRRRGANWWGGATFWALALGPLLAVALAFGYRRHSDRLAADVAYARQRRAGRRARKRLASARNLQDPEKQEEFYAEVGRALSGFVGDKLNIAEAGMISQQVKPRLAEKGASQELIEEYFECIRTCDLKRFSPVAATASEMADFIGRAEKAMTRLDREVKG, from the coding sequence ATGCGAAGAATCCCGGCAGGACTCGGTTTGGCGATCTGGACGGCGCTTTGGGCGGGGCTGGCCCTGGCTCAGGACGTGCAGGTTTCGGCCAGCCTCGACAAGGACGTGGTGGGGCTCAACCAGACCTTCGCCTTGGTGGTCGAGGTGCGGGGGCGCGACGTTGAGGGGGCCGAGACCGAGTTGCCCCCGGTCGGCTCATTCGCCTCCTTCCTGGGACGCAGCAGTTCTCAGCGCTTCGAGTGGAGCAACGGACGCAGCAGCCGAACCGTCACCTACGAGTTCCTCTTCCGGGCCTCTGAGTTGGGACAGCACGAGATCGGCCCGGTCAAGGTGCGGGTGGGCGGCAACACCTATTCCACCAAGCCGGTGCGCATCAACGTCCGGCCGGGTCCGCCGCCCGGCGCACAGCCCGGCTTGGACCGCTCGGGCAATGACGATCTGGTAGCGGACCGGGAGCTCTTCCTGCGAGCCTCCGCCGACCGCACCCGCGTCTACCAGAACGAGCCGGTGGTGGTGGAGTTCAAGATCTACACGCTGGTCCCGGTAAGCACCTACGCCATCACTTCGCCGCCCTCAACGGCCGGATTCTGGAGCGAGGAGTACGAGACGCCCGACCGCGGTCCCCAGACCACCACCGAGGTCATCGGGGGACGCCGCTACACGGTGGCGGTCATCCGCAAGCTGGCCCTTTTCCCCACCGCGCCGGGGACCAAGACGGTGGGCGCCATGACGGTGGACTCGGAAGTCCGCCTGCGAAGCCGGCGCCGCTCCCGCGATCCCTTCGACATCTTCGACTCCGGACTCTTCGGTTCACGCACCGTCCCCAAGCGCCTGCAGACTCAGCCGCTGGAAATCGAAGTGCTGCCTTTTCCAGCGCAAGGGCGTCCGGCCAACTTCAGCGGGGTGGCCGGCAGCCTCAACCTGCGCGCTTCCGTCGACCGCCGGCAGGTGGACGCCAACCAGGCCGTCACCTACCGTCTCACCGTCAGCGGAAGCGGCAATCTGCGCACGCTGCCCCAGCCTGAAATCGAGTTCCCCGACGGCTTCGAAGTCTATCCGCCCAAGATCAGCGAGAGCATGAACCTGGAGTCCGATCCCATCGGGGGGCGCAAGGTCTTCGAGTGGGTGCTGATCCCGCGCAGCCCGGGAAAGAAGACCCTTCCGGCGGTGGAGGTGGCCTTCTTCGACCCGTCAAGCCGCCGCTACAAGAGCGCCTCGGCCCCCGCTCTCGAGCTGGAGGTCACGGGCGATCCCGACGCTCCGGCCGTGGCGGGGGCCAGAAGCCGCGGCGAAATCCGCCAGGTGGCCGAGGACATACGCTTTATCAAGACCCGCGATTCCGATTTTCGCCGGCGCGGCGCCAACTGGTGGGGCGGCGCCACCTTCTGGGCTTTGGCGCTGGGTCCTCTGCTGGCAGTGGCTCTGGCGTTCGGCTACCGCCGCCATTCCGACCGGCTGGCCGCCGACGTCGCCTATGCCCGCCAGCGCCGGGCCGGACGCAGGGCCCGCAAACGGTTGGCGAGCGCCCGCAACCTGCAAGATCCCGAAAAGCAGGAAGAGTTCTACGCCGAAGTCGGACGCGCCCTGAGCGGTTTCGTGGGCGACAAGCTCAATATCGCCGAGGCCGGAATGATCAGCCAACAGGTCAAGCCCCGCCTGGCCGAGAAGGGCGCTTCCCAGGAACTGATCGAGGAGTACTTCGAGTGCATCCGCACCTGCGACTTGAAGCGCTTCTCCCCGGTGGCCGCCACGGCCTCCGAGATGGCCGACTTCATCGGGCGGGCTGAGAAAGCCATGACCCGGCTGGATCGCGAGGTGAAGGGATGA
- a CDS encoding tetratricopeptide repeat protein has translation MRALRPAPAALRPLLWVALMTGLLAAQDDPRSLFEKGNQHYRDAQYQQALQSYQQILERGYESGPLYYNIGNCNYKLGELGRAILNYRRAARLMPADEDLQANLRLVESLLADDIEPLPEFLPLRLLKAWVYLVPGRLLGPLTALLWVGAVAAFVLHLLARRPAVSLWGWRLALAAGALLLLLAPTLAAQRGDWLLPREGVVLSRQVEVQSAPSQDAGLRVFTIHEGTRFRIEQESGEWAEIVLPDGKVGWIPRTSFETV, from the coding sequence ATGAGAGCTTTGCGCCCGGCTCCGGCCGCACTGCGTCCGCTGCTCTGGGTTGCCCTGATGACCGGCCTGCTGGCGGCCCAGGATGACCCCCGCAGCCTCTTCGAGAAGGGCAACCAGCACTACCGCGACGCCCAGTACCAGCAAGCGCTGCAAAGCTATCAGCAGATCCTGGAGAGGGGATACGAGAGCGGCCCGCTCTACTACAACATCGGAAACTGCAACTACAAGCTGGGCGAGCTGGGACGCGCCATCCTCAACTACCGTCGGGCGGCGCGCCTGATGCCGGCGGACGAAGACCTGCAAGCCAACCTGCGCCTGGTGGAATCGCTGCTGGCCGATGACATCGAGCCCCTGCCCGAGTTCCTTCCTCTGCGCCTGCTCAAGGCATGGGTCTATCTCGTTCCCGGCCGCCTTCTGGGCCCGCTGACGGCCCTGCTTTGGGTGGGCGCGGTGGCCGCCTTCGTCCTTCACCTGCTGGCCCGACGTCCGGCGGTGTCTTTGTGGGGATGGCGTCTGGCCCTGGCCGCAGGTGCGCTCTTGCTGCTGCTGGCGCCCACTCTGGCCGCTCAGCGCGGCGACTGGCTGCTGCCGCGCGAGGGAGTCGTCCTCAGCCGGCAAGTGGAGGTGCAGAGCGCCCCCTCCCAAGACGCCGGGCTGCGCGTCTTCACCATCCACGAGGGGACCCGCTTCCGCATCGAGCAGGAGTCGGGCGAGTGGGCTGAGATCGTGCTTCCCGACGGCAAGGTGGGATGGATCCCGCGCACTTCTTTCGAGACGGTTTGA
- a CDS encoding DUF5658 family protein, with product MSQDIAGPMSAVRGELEEKRRGQDRRRQPTPFLSTYSLTRRGRRMGPRRRRDRLTYGYADRYDVPLVLTLVTALLLSTADAFFTLQLVARGAREVNPLMNFFLQMGPTPFLLSKYLITGASLLFFLAHKHRPFFAGVTGRHLLFAVPFVYTLVILWEITLSLRLP from the coding sequence ATGTCACAAGATATTGCGGGGCCCATGTCCGCGGTCCGCGGCGAGCTGGAAGAGAAGCGCCGCGGCCAAGACCGCCGCCGACAACCAACTCCATTCCTCAGCACCTACTCCCTGACCCGGCGCGGACGGCGCATGGGTCCCCGGCGCAGACGCGACCGCCTGACCTATGGCTACGCCGACCGCTATGACGTGCCGTTGGTGCTGACTCTGGTCACGGCTCTGCTGCTCAGCACCGCCGACGCCTTCTTCACCCTCCAACTGGTGGCCCGCGGGGCCCGCGAAGTCAATCCCCTCATGAACTTCTTCTTGCAGATGGGACCCACTCCCTTCCTGCTCAGCAAGTATCTGATCACGGGAGCCAGCCTGCTCTTCTTCCTGGCCCACAAGCACCGCCCCTTTTTCGCAGGCGTGACCGGCCGCCATCTGCTCTTCGCCGTCCCCTTCGTCTATACCCTGGTCATTCTCTGGGAAATCACCCTCAGCCTGCGGCTCCCCTGA
- the gpmI gene encoding 2,3-bisphosphoglycerate-independent phosphoglycerate mutase has protein sequence MVELRKRPVVLIVRDGWGHNPYPEWNEANAVYLADTPVNDRLVKDYPTVQIHTSGEDAGLPQGVMGNSEVGHQNIGAGRIVDQEIMRITRSIRDGSFFANEKLLGAFRHARENGGCVHLLGLFSDGRVHSDMQHAFAVIDLCARLDFPSERFFVHVITDGRDTPPQSGIEFIGQLQEHLGKAGVGRVASVIGRYYAMDRDHRWDRVEEAYRMLTQGADKVFSSARAAVQHYYDHPSEPSRRGDEFITASSIAPQGQVDSKQTVKAGDSLIFFNFRGDRPRELTKAFTFSDRDWAEVKGGGFDRGEKIDDLYFATMSAYEQGLPVEVIFQKPPKMKNILGQYLSELELRQFRCAETEKFPHVTFFFNDYRDDPFPGEDRQILPSPRDVSTYDQKPEMSAPQVTEEMLRRIASGRYHLFVLNYANGDMVGHTGSLPAAVKAVEAVDRCVGRVVEAVLAKGGALLVTADHGNCEQMVDPRSGGPHTAHTTYDVDLILVDDELKGATLRQGGRLADIAPTLLALMGLPRPQEMTGRSLLD, from the coding sequence ATGGTTGAACTGAGAAAGCGTCCAGTGGTGCTCATCGTGCGCGACGGATGGGGCCACAACCCCTATCCCGAGTGGAACGAGGCCAACGCCGTCTACCTGGCCGACACTCCCGTCAACGACCGCCTGGTCAAAGACTATCCGACCGTCCAGATCCATACCTCGGGGGAGGACGCGGGATTGCCCCAGGGCGTCATGGGCAACAGCGAGGTGGGCCATCAGAACATCGGGGCGGGACGCATCGTCGATCAGGAGATCATGCGCATCACCCGGTCCATCCGCGACGGGAGCTTCTTCGCCAACGAGAAGCTGCTGGGGGCCTTCCGTCACGCCCGCGAGAATGGCGGCTGCGTGCACCTGCTGGGCCTGTTCTCGGACGGCCGCGTCCACAGCGACATGCAGCACGCCTTCGCCGTCATCGACTTGTGCGCCCGCCTCGATTTCCCGTCCGAACGCTTTTTCGTCCACGTCATAACCGACGGACGCGACACGCCGCCCCAAAGCGGAATCGAGTTCATCGGGCAGTTGCAGGAGCATCTGGGCAAAGCCGGGGTGGGACGCGTGGCCAGCGTCATCGGGCGCTACTACGCCATGGACCGCGACCACCGCTGGGACCGGGTGGAAGAAGCCTACCGCATGCTGACCCAGGGCGCCGACAAGGTCTTCTCCAGCGCCCGGGCCGCCGTTCAGCACTACTATGACCATCCCAGTGAGCCGAGCCGCCGCGGCGACGAGTTCATCACCGCTTCCAGCATCGCCCCGCAAGGGCAGGTGGACTCCAAACAGACCGTCAAGGCGGGCGACTCCCTCATCTTCTTCAACTTCCGCGGCGACCGTCCCCGTGAATTGACCAAGGCCTTTACCTTCTCCGACCGGGACTGGGCAGAGGTCAAGGGCGGGGGATTCGATCGGGGAGAAAAAATCGACGATCTCTACTTCGCCACCATGAGCGCCTACGAGCAGGGACTGCCGGTGGAGGTGATCTTCCAGAAGCCCCCCAAGATGAAAAACATTCTGGGGCAATACCTCAGCGAACTGGAATTGCGCCAGTTCCGCTGCGCCGAGACCGAGAAGTTCCCTCACGTCACCTTCTTTTTCAATGACTACCGCGACGATCCCTTTCCCGGAGAGGACCGTCAGATCCTGCCTTCGCCCCGCGACGTCTCGACCTATGACCAGAAGCCGGAGATGTCGGCCCCCCAGGTCACTGAGGAAATGCTGCGCCGCATCGCTTCCGGCCGCTACCACCTTTTCGTTCTCAACTATGCCAACGGCGACATGGTGGGGCACACCGGCTCGCTGCCGGCCGCCGTCAAGGCGGTGGAAGCCGTCGACCGCTGCGTGGGCAGGGTCGTGGAAGCCGTGCTGGCCAAGGGAGGCGCGCTGCTGGTGACTGCCGATCACGGCAATTGCGAGCAGATGGTCGATCCCCGCAGCGGCGGTCCCCACACTGCCCACACCACTTACGACGTCGACCTCATCCTGGTGGACGACGAACTGAAGGGCGCTACGCTGCGCCAGGGAGGGCGCTTGGCCGACATCGCTCCCACTCTGCTGGCCCTGATGGGTCTTCCTCGACCCCAAGAGATGACCGGCCGTTCTCTGCTCGATTGA
- a CDS encoding tetratricopeptide repeat protein encodes MEERRFFWAPMAPRESDFQQRRALGMGLASVFADLMAGYGLDFPTFGVRPGDYSTPAEFFMQTPGHPGWVGVCGCYGDSLAQIGFQLIDVAGSRVLDETSFPGPGGGGDEWTRPLALWLAEGTGHSGLSLPDAPQSPPEEAGELLAEAHAAGLKWMAGEVSTPYDREFQKALIGAFAHFDAHIGRSRPEPAIRQALLWLAQELGDFQRRLAQQQGDVLEEMGANLDPAPIKPVWEMLRKGIEQGADGLAFRACRGYVNLALGRPTAALEDFRLLQRRRPVHGHLALARAYERMEEPDQAVREFSRALRASPPDQPYVDVLAGLESPPAPGSPSMRAHLLFARGRCQWLFGRFGPALQDLGQSVREEGLRIPSLEILAHLYRDWALALDRQGLPQAADKLRRHLDVLEDLYRVQPSVQDVEAAIDAARRLNDPQALQRWQRRGRELQL; translated from the coding sequence ATGGAGGAGCGGCGATTTTTCTGGGCGCCCATGGCGCCCCGGGAGAGTGACTTTCAGCAGCGGCGGGCCCTGGGCATGGGGCTGGCATCGGTCTTCGCCGACTTGATGGCGGGCTACGGGCTGGATTTCCCCACCTTCGGGGTGCGTCCCGGGGACTACTCCACCCCGGCTGAGTTCTTCATGCAAACGCCCGGACATCCCGGCTGGGTGGGAGTGTGCGGCTGTTACGGCGACTCGCTTGCTCAGATCGGCTTTCAACTCATCGACGTGGCCGGCTCGCGGGTATTGGACGAGACCAGTTTCCCGGGACCCGGCGGGGGAGGGGATGAGTGGACGCGTCCTCTGGCCCTGTGGCTGGCTGAGGGGACGGGCCACTCGGGTCTCAGCCTGCCCGATGCCCCGCAGTCCCCGCCTGAGGAGGCGGGAGAATTGCTGGCCGAAGCTCATGCCGCCGGCCTGAAATGGATGGCCGGCGAGGTCTCCACCCCCTACGACCGGGAGTTCCAGAAGGCTCTGATCGGGGCGTTCGCTCACTTCGACGCTCACATCGGCCGTTCCCGCCCGGAGCCCGCCATCCGTCAGGCCCTGCTGTGGCTGGCTCAAGAGCTGGGCGACTTTCAGCGCCGCCTGGCCCAGCAGCAAGGCGACGTGCTGGAGGAGATGGGCGCCAATCTCGATCCGGCCCCCATCAAGCCGGTATGGGAGATGTTGAGGAAAGGAATCGAGCAGGGCGCCGATGGCCTGGCCTTCCGGGCTTGCCGCGGCTACGTCAACCTGGCCCTGGGACGGCCCACGGCGGCGCTGGAGGATTTCCGCCTTCTGCAACGCCGCCGGCCTGTCCACGGCCACTTGGCCCTGGCCCGCGCCTACGAGCGCATGGAAGAGCCCGATCAGGCCGTCAGGGAGTTCTCGAGGGCTTTGAGGGCGTCCCCTCCCGATCAGCCTTATGTCGACGTCCTGGCCGGACTCGAATCGCCGCCCGCCCCCGGCTCTCCCTCCATGCGCGCCCATTTGCTTTTCGCCCGCGGCCGTTGCCAGTGGCTCTTCGGCCGCTTCGGCCCGGCGCTGCAAGACCTGGGGCAATCGGTGAGGGAAGAGGGGCTGCGCATCCCCTCTCTGGAGATTCTGGCCCATCTCTACCGCGATTGGGCCCTGGCCCTGGACCGCCAGGGCCTTCCCCAGGCTGCCGACAAGCTGCGCCGTCATCTGGATGTCCTGGAAGACCTTTACAGAGTGCAGCCGAGCGTGCAGGATGTGGAGGCGGCCATCGACGCCGCCCGCCGGCTCAACGATCCGCAAGCCCTGCAACGCTGGCAACGGAGAGGACGAGAACTGCAATTATGA
- a CDS encoding dihydrodipicolinate reductase, giving the protein MRKRIKVIQCGLGPIGLRLTHLLAQRPWIEIVGAVDINPEKEGESLDALAELRQPLDVKVVSGFEDLQGVAAHVVILTTSSQLQQTGPLILECVARGWEVVSTCEELAFPWETHPELSSRIDSEARRQGVSVLGTGINPGFLMDYLPAAATGLCQRVDSIRVERIQDAVFRRLPFQRKIGAGLPPREFTRRVEEGSLRHVGLTESMHLMAACLGWTLERTEDEVEPVIAEREVELEDHTIQPGQALGVKQTGRGWRDGLEVMTLVFQAAVGQENPRDRIHIMGSPPLEIVIPGGVNGDIGTCAITANAAHTILRAPAGLRTMADIPLVSCRN; this is encoded by the coding sequence ATGAGGAAGAGAATCAAGGTCATCCAATGCGGACTGGGTCCCATCGGCCTGCGGCTGACCCACCTCCTGGCCCAGCGGCCCTGGATCGAGATCGTGGGCGCGGTCGACATCAATCCGGAGAAAGAGGGGGAATCCCTGGACGCGCTGGCCGAGTTGCGCCAGCCTTTGGACGTCAAAGTCGTGTCCGGCTTTGAAGACCTGCAAGGAGTAGCCGCCCACGTCGTCATCCTCACCACCTCATCGCAATTGCAACAGACCGGCCCTCTGATACTGGAGTGCGTGGCCCGCGGGTGGGAAGTGGTCTCGACCTGCGAAGAGCTGGCCTTTCCCTGGGAGACCCATCCCGAGCTCTCCTCCCGCATCGACAGCGAAGCCCGCCGGCAGGGCGTCAGCGTATTGGGCACCGGCATCAATCCCGGCTTTCTCATGGACTATCTTCCCGCCGCCGCCACCGGACTCTGCCAGCGCGTCGACAGCATCCGGGTCGAGCGCATTCAGGACGCCGTCTTCCGCCGCTTGCCCTTTCAGCGCAAGATCGGCGCCGGACTGCCGCCTCGAGAATTCACCCGGCGCGTCGAGGAGGGCAGCCTGCGCCACGTGGGACTGACCGAATCGATGCACCTGATGGCCGCCTGCCTGGGCTGGACGCTGGAACGGACCGAAGACGAGGTGGAACCCGTCATCGCCGAGCGAGAAGTCGAGTTGGAAGACCACACCATCCAGCCCGGACAGGCCCTGGGCGTAAAGCAGACGGGCCGCGGATGGCGTGACGGGCTGGAAGTGATGACGCTGGTCTTCCAGGCTGCCGTGGGGCAGGAGAATCCCCGCGACCGCATCCATATCATGGGCTCGCCTCCCCTGGAGATCGTCATTCCCGGCGGCGTCAACGGAGACATCGGAACCTGCGCCATCACCGCCAACGCCGCCCATACCATCCTGCGCGCCCCCGCCGGCTTGCGCACCATGGCCGACATCCCTCTGGTGAGTTGCCGCAACTGA
- a CDS encoding tetratricopeptide repeat protein, with protein MKNSHSPLFLAVIALLLSASGLAQAPDILTLSGKVVMEDGSAPPHEVKVEFLCNARVIQVARTRHEGSFHFRLGEARRPTELSASSAGPDTLEVGGRGIGGLRAGGGLRESGDGRYDLTNCEIRVTPRPDWRANKITLGVESIFEPDVGVITIHQVQPTAGTLVSASTLSAPKDAVKALNKAKKELGRKNPRYERAAGHAQQAVEIYPGFAEAWKFLGDTQLGMDERDAAYQAYRKAIEADANFVPPYLTLAEMELEQYRYQQALEYTDKLVELTPNDSKAHYYNGLARYSTGGLEEAMESFAVIEKNGAIEQYPGSLLMMGDAMARQGQVAGAAKYLRRYLEVGQPSPEMEEKIRRQLQVWAEQGLIEEAG; from the coding sequence TTGAAGAATAGTCATTCCCCGCTTTTTCTGGCAGTCATCGCCCTTCTTCTCTCCGCTTCCGGTCTTGCCCAGGCTCCGGACATCCTGACCCTTTCCGGCAAGGTCGTGATGGAAGACGGCTCGGCCCCTCCCCATGAGGTGAAGGTCGAGTTCTTGTGCAATGCCCGCGTCATCCAGGTGGCCCGGACGCGCCACGAGGGCAGCTTCCATTTTCGCCTGGGCGAGGCGCGGCGACCGACCGAGTTGAGCGCCAGTTCGGCCGGTCCGGATACGCTGGAGGTGGGAGGCCGCGGCATCGGAGGGTTGAGAGCTGGAGGCGGCCTGCGCGAAAGCGGCGACGGGCGTTACGATCTCACCAATTGCGAAATCAGGGTGACCCCCCGGCCCGACTGGCGCGCCAACAAGATCACGCTGGGCGTGGAGAGCATCTTCGAGCCTGACGTCGGCGTCATTACGATTCACCAGGTGCAGCCCACGGCCGGCACTTTGGTCAGCGCTTCGACCCTGTCGGCCCCCAAAGATGCGGTCAAAGCGCTCAACAAGGCCAAGAAAGAGCTGGGCCGGAAGAATCCCAGATATGAGCGTGCCGCCGGTCATGCCCAGCAGGCGGTGGAAATCTATCCCGGTTTCGCCGAAGCCTGGAAGTTCCTGGGGGACACCCAGTTGGGAATGGATGAGCGGGATGCCGCCTACCAGGCCTACCGGAAGGCCATTGAAGCCGATGCCAATTTCGTTCCGCCCTATCTGACTCTGGCTGAAATGGAGCTTGAGCAGTACCGCTATCAGCAAGCGCTCGAGTACACCGATAAGCTGGTGGAGCTGACTCCCAACGATTCCAAGGCTCACTACTACAACGGTCTGGCCCGCTACAGCACGGGCGGATTGGAAGAGGCCATGGAGTCCTTCGCCGTCATCGAGAAGAACGGGGCCATCGAGCAGTATCCGGGCTCATTGTTGATGATGGGGGACGCCATGGCCCGCCAGGGACAAGTCGCGGGCGCCGCCAAGTACCTGCGCCGTTATCTTGAGGTGGGCCAGCCCTCCCCCGAGATGGAAGAAAAGATCCGCCGCCAGCTCCAGGTTTGGGCGGAGCAGGGCCTGATCGAAGAGGCCGGCTAA